A part of Sulfurimonas sp. HSL-1716 genomic DNA contains:
- a CDS encoding OmpA family protein, whose protein sequence is MKKLFAIPVLLTSALLLAQQYDYEVTPLIGYNIAEGNLNLKNHAVLGGEFQLNNIGMPVSPELSILYSNADFDPNYGSTNIYRIALNGVYEYEKTSLLTPFVKAGLGYETMSEHKTSLTHNDDSGFADVGVGAKIPFTDHISLKLEAVYMLKANDNRWDNNLALLAGVNIAFGQTRAQQHQENIVVEDSAEKAHKTAQEKAAKEKAEAERKAAQEKAEAEAAALANADDDNDGVKNSLDKCPNTPKEVTVVDAEGCMKEVNLHINFDNASYDIDEPSQKNIQKFVDFLNAAPVYKAEIIGYTDSIGKKTDNLKLSLKRAEAVKSMLEKKGVSSERIKAVGMGEENPVADNATAKGRAQNRRIEAKLIK, encoded by the coding sequence ATGAAAAAACTGTTTGCCATTCCTGTGCTTTTAACATCGGCTCTGCTTTTGGCACAGCAGTATGACTATGAAGTGACTCCGCTTATCGGCTACAATATAGCCGAAGGAAATCTAAACCTCAAAAACCACGCAGTTTTAGGCGGAGAGTTTCAACTCAACAATATCGGCATGCCGGTAAGTCCTGAACTCTCCATCCTCTACTCCAATGCGGATTTTGACCCAAATTACGGTAGTACGAACATCTACCGTATCGCTTTAAACGGTGTCTATGAATATGAAAAGACTTCGCTTTTAACCCCGTTCGTAAAAGCCGGACTGGGCTATGAGACCATGAGCGAACACAAAACATCTCTGACACACAATGACGATTCGGGTTTTGCCGATGTAGGCGTAGGTGCGAAAATTCCTTTTACAGATCATATATCTCTCAAACTCGAAGCCGTTTATATGCTTAAAGCCAACGACAACAGATGGGACAACAATCTGGCTCTGCTCGCCGGAGTGAACATAGCTTTCGGCCAAACAAGAGCGCAGCAGCACCAAGAGAATATAGTGGTCGAAGACTCTGCGGAAAAAGCGCACAAAACGGCCCAAGAGAAAGCGGCAAAAGAAAAAGCCGAAGCCGAGCGAAAAGCAGCCCAAGAGAAAGCCGAAGCCGAAGCAGCCGCACTGGCAAATGCGGACGATGACAATGATGGAGTGAAAAATTCTCTTGACAAATGTCCAAATACCCCAAAAGAGGTAACCGTAGTCGATGCCGAGGGCTGTATGAAAGAGGTAAACCTTCATATCAATTTCGATAATGCTTCATACGATATCGATGAACCGTCACAGAAAAATATCCAAAAATTCGTGGATTTCTTAAATGCGGCACCCGTTTACAAAGCCGAGATCATCGGTTATACGGACAGCATCGGCAAAAAAACGGATAATCTCAAGCTTTCACTAAAAAGAGCCGAAGCCGTAAAATCGATGCTCGAGAAGAAAGGTGTTTCGTCCGAAAGAATCAAAGCCGTCGGTATGGGCGAAGAGAATCCCGTCGCAGATAATGCTACTGCAAAGGGACGTGCTCAAAACCGCCGTATCGAAGCAAAGCTCATCAAATAA